A genomic segment from Poecilia reticulata strain Guanapo linkage group LG3, Guppy_female_1.0+MT, whole genome shotgun sequence encodes:
- the cart3 gene encoding cocaine- and amphetamine-regulated transcript protein-like — translation MLPRTGTMQSSRLLSGALLCALLLLSAGAAGARAQGLLDAESEEELSPRALRDFYPKGPNLTSEKQLLGALQEVLEKLQAKRLPSWEKKFGQVPTCDVGEQCAVRKGARIGKMCDCPRGAFCNFFLLKCL, via the exons ATGTTGCCGCGCACCGGGACCATGCAGAGCTCCAGGCTGCTGAGCGGGGCGCTCCTCTGCgcactgctgctgctctccgCCGGCGCCGCCGGAGCCCGAGCGCAGGGGCTGCTGGATGCGGAGTCCGAGGAGGAGCTGAGCCCCAGAGCGCTGCGGGACTTCTACCCGAAAGGACCGAACCTGACCAGTGAGAAGCAGCTG CTTGGAGCTCTCCAAGAAGTTCTTGAAAAGCTGCAGGCTAAACGACTTCCTTCGTGGGAAAAGAAATTCGGTCAAGTCCCAACG TGTGATGTTGGAGAGCAGTGCGCGGTGAGGAAAGGCGCACGAATCGGGAAGATGTGCGACTGTCCCCGGGGAGCTTTCTGCAACTTCTTCCTGCTGAAGTGCTTATGA